The sequence below is a genomic window from Nostoc flagelliforme CCNUN1.
ATTCTGTATTAGATGATCTGGAGTGGTGGGCAGAATTCCAAGGACGCCCTACCGCTAATCTTGCTGCTTTTCTGATTGAGATGTCTATCAAAGAAGCAAAGGATAAGGGGATATTTCCTGATAAAACAGACTCTAATGACAATGTTTTAAAAAAGTAAGAGCTAAAGCAGCTATTGTTTTTTATAAAAACTAACTTGAACTCACGGAAATCTTATGCTTCCAAATTGGACTTTCGGAAAAGTTATGCTTCTAGTCGCTTAAAAATAAGCGTCATCATCCAACATAAACATAAGTATTACAGAGTTTTTAACAGAAATCTTATCGTTCCACTGGCGGAAAAGTTATGCTTCTAGTCACAGAGGCGCACTTCAGACATCTAGCTGCCTGCTGCTCCGAAAAACTTACTCAAACTTACTTTACCTTGATTAAAGAAATTTGATGTTTTCTTCCTGCTTCAACCAAGGTAGTCGGCTACTTCTTGTCCACAGGCGTAAATTTCGCTCAAGCCGAGCGTATTTTATCTATAGGTGCATCCTTCAAATTTATAGATGCGTTCTCATCACGATCTCGAATATTGCCGCACCCAGACTTACACAGAAATATCCGATCAGAAAGACTCATTTGCTGAATATGATGGCATTTAGAACACATTTTAGAACTCGGATACCATCTATCAACCAACTCGACTTTGGTTCCATAGAAGGGTTGCTTGTAAGTTAACTGACGACGAATTTCGTAAAAGCAATTATTACTTACAGCTTGTGCTAATTTATGGTTTGCAATCATGCCCTGGACATTCAGATCCTCAATCCTAATGACAGCACTTTTGCGACTTATGTCAGTGGTCATTTTCTGGGTTGTATCTTGTGGGATATTTGCAATTCTTGAGTGCTGCCTAGCTAGTTGAGTGTAATATCTCCTCGCATTATTCGATGCTCTAATTTTTAGCTTCTTATTCCCAAGTACTTTATTGCGATTACGAAACTGCAACTTACCAAGCTTGATTTTCGCCTTTTTAGTGGTAACAGGCATATCGTAAAAAGTACCGTCAGAACAAGTCGCTAAAACTTTTACGCCCAAGTCAACACCAATCCTTTTAATTGGGTGAATTATTGGCGGAATCTTTTGGGCATCCAACATGAACGCTACAAACCATTTATCAGCAGTTCTAGATACCGTGAATGTCTGAGAACTACAGATAAAATCAATTTGTTCTTTTAACCTAAGTTTCTTCAACCCAGGCAATCTTATCAACTTGCCGGGATTGATTACAACTCGGTTAGTAAACGGTAGTGCTGGCTTACCTTTTTCTAGATAGATACCAGCAGTTTTGTACAAGGTGAATGAATCACCTTTTTTCTTAGATTTCTTTTTTGGGAACCCTCCTAACCCTTTGCGCTAAAAGCATTTGAATCATCTTATTTCTTGTCTATTAGGTAAATGATTGTCGTGATCTAGTTGGTCTATTGGCGGCTTTTGCCGACTCTGGTAATACAACAAAATTATCGCCGATG
It includes:
- a CDS encoding ribbon-helix-helix domain-containing protein translates to MSKRINITLPDSVLDDLEWWAEFQGRPTANLAAFLIEMSIKEAKDKGIFPDKTDSNDNVLKK